GAGGTAGGCATCCAACTTAAACAGTTTAATAGGTTGACTAACCTTATTCAGACTAGTTCAAAATCAATTCAGCCTGCTATGACTCAAACTACTCCATAAGTCAGGTCAAATATACCATACTCAAGCCCTAACCTGTAAGCCATTTTCCAGCAGTCAAGATCCAACATCAATCTCTACAATTTTGACAGGATCAAAGAATACCAATGAAAGTGGATTATCCATTAAATTTCAAACGTGCAGATTTAAGGCACAACCTACCTTAAAACACATAAATATATAACTTCTCTGTGCACTTCATACAAAAATCTGAACAGGAACTGCAAAGAGTTGATAGACATGGCAAAAAATGCTAATAAAAAGGAAATCTGAAAAAAAACCAAGTAATTGAAAACTTACTCTAGCCATGTTAAATGAAGGAAATCGAGCAAAAGCTTTTGAAAGAACATCATCATTAACTTCATTACCAAGATCACCACAAAATAAGCGAAAGTCATCTGCAGATTATCAACAGGAATAATATATAAGAACTATAAAGCAGAAAAGCACTTGGAAACACACAGAGATATAGTAAGATAAGTAAACTTGAAAGTTGGATAGTTCATACTTTCTGGCCACTCAGCAAGCGTTGGATCCTCCCATGACTGACCAGCAGCTTTCCGTGGGATTGCTTTCTTCTTAGTTTCTGCTTTGTGCTCAATCTCACTGCTTGCAAGAGCAGCCTTTACGCTCTCTAGTGCTTCTGGGGTAACTATTTGAGCATCCCTTTGAAATAACTGTTGGGCCTGTCCAAATATACTGCAACTTATTACACAGGTGAAGGGCGTACTTGAACTCACAGCTATAAAATAAGATCAACCAACAAATAAAAGGCTTGGTTGCACTTCTACATATACTATATAGTGTTTTTTTCTCCGAACTTAACATAAAAAGCacaacaaaataagaaaatttctaaAAGCGACACTAATTCAAATGTAATGATTACAAATTAGAgctaaaaaattcatttttttggttaaaatttCAACTCTCTTTCCCACCGTTCTTGTTCGAATTTTGATTTCAGTTCTGAATAACATAACCCAGATAATTTTCAAGTTACTAAAAGAGTTGGTAAAACAACTTAAACCCGATATATCTCATAAATTCCATgaattcaaattttcaaaataaaaaaatcgaAATAATGTTTATAGTTTATTGTTCTGCTGACCTGTTGGTATTGAGGGAGAGAATAGACGCCGGGTA
This is a stretch of genomic DNA from Gossypium arboreum isolate Shixiya-1 chromosome 11, ASM2569848v2, whole genome shotgun sequence. It encodes these proteins:
- the LOC108470945 gene encoding uncharacterized protein LOC108470945 isoform X2 is translated as MSVPPSSATPPASSSSSQFTYQTTANQSYFPLPFHLQQQPQHYASAPPSVSVAPAPVYPASVAPVPGVYSLPQYQQAQQLFQRDAQIVTPEALESVKAALASSEIEHKAETKKKAIPRKAAGQSWEDPTLAEWPENDFRLFCGDLGNEVNDDVLSKAFARFPSFNMARIFV